Below is a genomic region from Drosophila albomicans strain 15112-1751.03 chromosome 2R, ASM965048v2, whole genome shotgun sequence.
GCAGATGAGCGCTCATCGACCTGGGCGTATCCAGAATATTGGGCATTGCCTGATTGGGCAGATAAAAGCCACGTTCGAAGGCATGTTGTTCAATCTTCAGACGCTCGCCCAACAGTTCCAATGCTTGGCTTTCTCCGCCGATCCAATTGATCTTCGATAAATAGCCCATATTATCGCTGTATATGTTGAAATGCTCCGGCGTAGGCGGCTGCTCAAAACAACCCAAATCTCGGCGCAACTCTGGCGACAACTGCACAAAGCTCACGCCTCCAAAATGCGGATCATGCACTGGCCGAGGCGGCAACCCAATAATTTGCACAGTGTGCTAAGACAGAAATTCGTGTATAAGTAATTTGCAGTGTTGGACGATGCCAAGATTAACTCACCAGGAACATTTGATAAGTCAGTGGTGCAATGCCGCCATTCGTATCGATCACTGTGCGTGGATCCCACAGCGTGTGCGACACCTTCTCCACATACTCGATGCCCAGCTCGTTGCACAGAGTCTTAGTCGCATCATCGCGCTCATTCCAAATGGGTTCGCAATCCTGCTCCACGCAGATCTTGTGCAGACGCACCTGCTCATTGAGTCGCCGAAAGATCTCCACTGGATTTCCCTCAAAAATGAACAGACGACCTCGTCCTTCAGTCTCCGATTGCAGCTGCTGGTCGATATCCTGTAGCGAGTCCAGCAAAAATCGCATGCGATTGAAGCCCACGCTCTTGGTGcctaagaaaaataaaacaatttattgaattttaaccATACaagtgtaaataaaacaaaacatttcgaTTGATACCGGATCTAAGAgatgtacatataatatttttgcaacattgttatttttgcgcgcagatttttcaaatttatttcaaattttttccacactcacttccgccctcgcaaatcgagaaaaaaacaatatcaaGCGTAATTTCGAAACTATGTTAGAGTCGATTttcgagcacactcggctttcttacttattttataaatgaaatatgttgttgattatacatataatataaaaagaaagtaaGAAATGCggaatatcaaatataaaactgaattgttatcaaaatataatacaaaagtTGCATATGGAATAAACTAACTTCTAAGCTTGAACATTCATAAAATAAGatttcatattaataatttatattaacattcttctattatattatctcattaaatatttaaaataaactaataaatttcTCATTAATTTCTGAATGTCTcttattatactaaatataaagtaattatataccgtattgctttaaaattttaaaactcaGCTTTGTTTTGTGCACATGATTATTGATAATCgcaaataattacaatataaCGAATAACAATTACCGTTGGAATTATCTTGGCGATCAAAGTGAACTCAAAACACCTTTTTTGCAAATACTgtacttataaatatttgtatatattaaaaaacgaTTTACATGTGTGCCGGCAATGCACTGTACATAGATATTCATAagtatctatatacatatgtatcttaTCAGGCAGAGTCTCTCTGAGCAGCAAATTGCATTCGATTCAATCGCTTGTTAGCGAAGTCTCTCAcagtctcgctctctcgcttgctctcGCAAATTGGATTAGAACGCATTGCTGTATTGCACCTAGGTCTGAgaacgaatacgaatacaaacGAGTACTCACAGCACTCACTCATTATATTTGCAGTACCCGCTGCCGTTCATCGCTGTCTGCCCCACGAGTCACGGAAAACAGTGCATGAGAAGCGTAAAATGATATGGCCAACTAAATATTTGGTAACAAAAAGTCGCTGAATTGCGCTATTAGCTCACAGTTAGCCGATGATAAATGTAATCGAAGATGCGGGAGGAACACTAAACATAAGATAAACATAGTTGTAAAGCATTAGTAGATTATTTACCAGCACTCTCGCCATCGAATATGAATATGGGTATTAATGCAACGCCATGATCTTTGTCCGCCAATGCAGATAATAAAGCTGGATTATCGTGGAGACGCAGTCCATGGCGAAACCACATCACATTCGCGCTACGCAAGGCCATTTTCCTAATTCCAGatgatttgttttgcttaatttatttacgaGTGCAACAAATTGATCAATTGCTCGTATTATCAATTGCAGAAAAACTAgtttcttgcttttttttattccgAACACGCGACGCGCTCGCGTCAACGCTCAATtgccgactgcgactgcgaatgTGACTGCAGCTCACTTGGTACTTGGATTCGTTTCGGGGGCTTTTATGCCTTTGACGTGTTCTCATCGCCCCGTCGAGTGCGTCAATACAAAGCTGAGCGCGTGTGCCCGTCTCtcttcgagtgtgtgtgtgtgtatgtgtgtgtgtgagtgccaATGGCAGCGGGAAACACTTAACACACGGCTCGTTGCATTCTGAGCACTGCACTACGCTCAGCTAAACAGCGCGACGCTGAGCAGCGTTTCCCTGTTCGCCCCCGCTGCTGATAGTGAGTGCTACGACAAGCCGACAACCCCAGAAGGAGAACGGAGACTCGCGCAGCCACAAACTGTTGCTGCTTATTACGTcgcttatatttatttgcagcgGGCATATTCACAACGTCATGCAGTTTGCAATGTCAGTAAAAATATAggaatttcgattttttttagaatacaAAAGATTGTAAAAAGTAGTTGCAcactaaattaaatgttttggaGATTACAATAGCCAAAATGGTTAATCTTCATTCATATTTAACGGAATTACAGTGAAAGGTTAGGAAGGTTCTCATTAAAAATTGGAAGGTCAGGTTCTTACTATTAATAATTCTTAATAATACTATCcttgaattattataaatacaaatttctatCATTTTACTAATACTGCCAAATGAACATTATCTAACTATGCTAGCCGTTAATATGGTAATGCATGTCGTAATAATGTCTTTAATATACCATGTTACAAAATAGTAACATTCAATAAAacttctaaaaaaaaaaaaaaaaatacattttgaacatattaactattattactttcattttaattattgtaatgaaatattttacttttctaCATTTTTCATAGCCTACTATTACtctatttaactatttttaccATAATGAAGCTAATattatacgtatacgtaattccCTGGTGGATAAACCCaagcatagcatacttttcagcgcagTCCAGTGCAATTTTGAGGTTATATCtgaatattttttggtttctAAACAAGGCATTATAAGTACTTTGAGTATTAAGACGCCAATATAGGAAGAAgatgtttcaaaatttaataataatcaatatt
It encodes:
- the LOC117575241 gene encoding cryptochrome-1, encoding MALRSANVMWFRHGLRLHDNPALLSALADKDHGVALIPIFIFDGESAGTKSVGFNRMRFLLDSLQDIDQQLQSETEGRGRLFIFEGNPVEIFRRLNEQVRLHKICVEQDCEPIWNERDDATKTLCNELGIEYVEKVSHTLWDPRTVIDTNGGIAPLTYQMFLHTVQIIGLPPRPVHDPHFGGVSFVQLSPELRRDLGCFEQPPTPEHFNIYSDNMGYLSKINWIGGESQALELLGERLKIEQHAFERGFYLPNQAMPNILDTPRSMSAHLRFGCLSVRRFYWSVHDLFKNVQLRACVRGVQMTGGAHITGQLIWREYFYTMSVNNPNYDRMEGNEICLNIPWAKPNDEQLQRWRLGQTGFPLIDGAMRQLLAEGWLHHTLRNTVATFLTRGGLWQNWEYGVQHFLKYLLDADWSVCAGNWMWVSSSAFERLLDSSLVTCPVALAKRLDPEGIYIKQYVPELQNVPKEFIHEPWRMSAEQQERYECLIGVHYPERILDLAVAGKRNTLAMNSLRNSLITPQPHCRPSNEEEVRQFFWLVD